Proteins from one Podospora pseudoanserina strain CBS 124.78 chromosome 1, whole genome shotgun sequence genomic window:
- a CDS encoding hypothetical protein (COG:S; EggNog:ENOG503P9QH), producing the protein MPVRIPAATRTEVFCMGAGGLSAFAPFYMIIPGAEERVARQTTKWAPKWERNITMFKSPVERGVQRISPPVARTVQKVEHKLHLEQAAQKTGRGISKSFDKMGMKHN; encoded by the coding sequence ATGCCCGTCCGCATCCCCGCTGCCACTCGGACTGAGGTCTTCTGCATGGGGGCAGGTGGCCTCAGCGCCTTCGCACCTTTCTACATGATCATCCCTGGCGCCGAGGAGCGTGTTGCTCGCCAGACCACCAAGTGGGCGCCCAAATGGGAGCGCAACATCACCATGTTCAAGTCTCCAGTTGAGCGTGGTGTCCAGCGGATCTCGCCCCCGGTAGCCCGCACTGTTCAGAAGGTTGAGCACAAACTTCATCTTGAACAGGCAGCACAGAAGACTGGCCGGGGTATCTCGAAGAGCTTTGACAAGATGGGTATGAAGCACAACTGA
- the RLP24 gene encoding ATPase-activating ribosome biosynthesis protein (EggNog:ENOG503NWVT; COG:J), which produces MRVDNCFFCGRPAWPSKGITFMRNDGKSFRFCRSKCHKNFKMKRNPRKLKWTKAYRKNAGKEMTVDSTLQFAARRNVPVRYDRELFAKTLKAMERISEIKARRERIFYKKRMAGKRAREVAAARKLVADNEHLLPRLRGSEKRRLAELAAERGVDVEELEREELAAKASGKKSKAFGGEVKRLRVRTDGGVEEITESFGGVVGEDDDEDDGFEDEDDEMDTD; this is translated from the exons ATGCGCGTCGATAACTGTTTCTTCTGCGGTAGGCCCGCGTGGCCTAGCAAGGGTATCACCTTTATGCGCAACGATG GCAAATCCTTCCGCTTCTGCCGCTCAAAATGTCATAAGAACTTCAAGATGAAGCGTAACCCCCGCAAGCTCAAGTGGACAAAGGCCTATCGCAAGAACGCCGGCAAGGAGATGACGGTCGACAGCACTCTGCAGTTTGCCGCCCGCCGCAATGTGCCCGTCCGCTACGACCGCGAGCTCTTCGCCAAGACCCTCAAGGCCATGGAGCGCATCAGCGAAATCAAGGCCCGCCGCGAGAGAATCTTCTACAAGAAACGCATGGCCGGCAAGAGGGCGCGCGAGGTTGCCGCGGCCAGGAAGCTGGTGGCTGACAACGAGCACTTGCTTCCCAGACTCAGGGGCagtgagaagaggaggttggctgAGTTGGCTGCTGAGAGGGGTGTCgatgttgaggagctggagagagaggagctCGCCGCCAAGGCTTCcgggaagaagagcaaggctttcggtggtgaggtgaagAGATTGAGGGTCAGGACTGACGGTGGCGTGGAGGAAATTACCGAGTCTTTCGGCGGTGTTGTgggcgaggatgacgacgaggacgacggattcgaggacgaggatgatgagatggataCCGACTGA
- the MET5 gene encoding Sulfite reductase [NADPH] subunit beta (COG:P; BUSCO:EOG0926047G; EggNog:ENOG503NV1H): MAGALTTIRTPEEAVARIAYLSSDVVISVQPSLASDSEFSSHLKQLAKQKEQSLVAKTSDAVPEIQSVRHNNDPLLSVFTPIRSGQLVSVTTTSSILLPSVAHLYKLANLPVVIHVALGPKSFPDYSAITSIRNSGWTFLQSWSLQEAQDIALTAHALAIRSGKGVIHFFDPSSGAVAESIEGASADVVRAVLNLDNVRRFQSAPISGSGIYADDGRVAVVSEQPEPLALSGGVTANQAGEGEAETPLLTSQSSVKSSQRSETSTPPSVSTATTIEAAAPPVSSEDIYKYVTGIWAQLNQLVGRQYNAFEWTGSQSAENTIFLFGSDVALFSDAIAKAQSGDSFANAGIIAPRLYRPWLGAKLIDALPKSVKRVAVLEQVSRKTTKWGPVLIDVLTSVKSAVGGVETIVGYQLGYITKESVKQALSGVFQNLTLEKPVQNLEVGEREIPQETSEYDLSKPKLEVSYTKILDQLFGSRAFVANSLDSDNAGVSRTISATPEYGFGSLLARKERRQKFVAEVKEAASNGRFLTEVPKRALAKWVASADDAKKSEEAAEEVVSKLTLDNSTPSKALLQHKAFFRKQSLWLVGSDAWAYDLGNSGVHQVLTSGENVNLLIIDSTPYSERAAADANRRKKDIGLYAMNFGNAYVASTAVYSSYTQVLQAMDEADKFNGPSIVLAYLPYFGEHESPLTVLTETKKAVDLGYWPLYRWNPENEKKGEPNFSLDSERIKKELKAFLDRDNQLTQMMRKEPQFGAVLDQDFGTEIRAQQKRKAKDAYNQLLEGLFGAPLTILFGSDGGNAQSLAKRLGTRGRARGLKTTVMAMEDYPVEDLPTEENIVFITSTAGQGEFPVNGKPFWDAIKDSTELDLASVKYSVFSLGDSHYWPRKEDKVYYNKPGKDLDRVLANFGGSRLAPLGLGDDQDPDGYQTGYSEWEPKLWEALGVSKVDGLPDEPPPITNEDIKIASNFLRGTIAEELLDTSTGAISASNQQLTKFHGTYMQDDRDVRDERKAQGLEPAYSFMIRCRLPGGVSTPKQWIQMDDIANELGNETMKLTTRQTFQFHGVVKAKLKPAMQAINRALMDTLAACGDVNRNVMCSPLPSQSAYHREVYYWSKKISEHLLPSTTAYHEIWLTDYDGKKTQVAGDAVQDFEPLYGPTYLPRKFKISIAIPPHNDVDVYAHDIGLIAIKGNDGHLLGFNLLVGGGMGTTHNNKKTYPQTGRMLGFVKADQTHIACEKVMLVQRDHGDRKNRKHARLKYTVDDLTVDVFRSKVEELWGQPFLPAKPFHFDSNIDTFGWLKDETGMNHFTMFIENGRIEDTADFQMKTGLREIAKVHKGEFRLTPNQHLILSNVADEDLDTLKKLLAQYKLDNLHFSALRLSSSACVAFPTCGLAMAESERYLPVLISKLEACLEENGLRQDSIVMRMTGCPNGCARPWLAEVAFVGKAYGAYNMYLGGGYHGQRLNKLYRSSIKEDEILEIMRGLLSRYAKEREQGERFGDWTIRAGIIKATTDGRNFHEGVAEEEEEEAEE, encoded by the exons ATGGCAGGCGCACTCACCACGATAAGGACGCCTGAAGAGGCCG TCGCGAGAATTGCATACCTTTCCAGCGATGTGGTCATCTCAGTCCAGCCGTCGCTCGCCTCTGATTCCGAGTTCTCGAGCCACTTGAAGCAGCTCGCCAAACAAAAGGAACAAAGCTTGGTCGCGAAGACCTCGGACGCTGTTCCAGAAATCCAATCAGTCAGACACAACAACGACCCATTACTCTCCGTCTTCACTCCCATCCGCTCCGGCCAGCTGGTTtccgtcaccaccacatcttcCATTCTCCTGCCCTCGGTAGCACATCTCTACAAGCTTgccaacctccccgtcgTCATCCATGTTGCGCTTGGTCCCAAGAGCTTCCCAGACTACTCGgccatcacctccatcagAAATTCGGGATGGACCTTCCTCCAGTCCTGGTCCCTCCAGGAGGCCCAAGACATTGCGCTGACTGCTCATGCCTTGGCCATTCGCTCGGGCAAGGGTGTCATCCACTTCTTCGACCCCAGCTCCGGTGCTGTTGCCGAGTCCATTGAGGGCGCGAGCGCCGACGTTGTCCGCGCTgttctcaacctcgacaatGTGCGGAGGTTCCAGTCTGCGCCGATCTCGGGGTCAGGGATTTACGCTGATGATGGGCGGGTCGCCGTGGTTTCTGAGCAGCCGGAACCCCTGGCTCTCTCTGGTGGAGTCACCGCCAACCAagcaggagagggtgaagcAGAAACCCCTCTTCTTACCTCACAGTCGTCAGTCAAGTCCAGTCAACGGAGTGAGACCAGCACGCCACCAAGTGTATCCACTGCAACTACCATCGAGGCCGCAGCTCCCCCTGTGTCGTCCGAGGATATCTACAAGTACGTCACCGGCATCTGGGCTCAGCTCAACCAGCTTGTCGGCAGACAATACAACGCCTTCGAGTGGACGGGGTCACAATCGGCCGAAaacaccatcttcctctttggCTCAGATGTTGCCTTGTTCTCTGACGCTATTGCCAAGGCACAGTCTGGTGACTCCTTTGCCAACGCTGGCATCATTGCTCCTAGACTTTACCGCCCGTGGCTGGGCGCCAAGTTGATCGATGCCCTTCCCAAATCTGTCAAGAGGGTGGCAGTCCTTGAGCAGGTGTCGAGAAAGACCACAAAGTGGGGCCCCGTTCTCATCGATGTCTTGACTTCTGTCAAGAGTGCTGTTGGTGGCGTCGAGACTATTGTTGGGTACCAACTTGGCTACATCACCAAGGAAAGTGTCAAGCAAGCTTTGTCCGGTGTTTTCCAGAACTTGACTCTGGAAAAGCCTGTACAGAacttggaggttggtgagcgCGAGATTCCTCAGGAGACCTCCGAGTACGACCTCTCGAAGCCCAAGCTTGAGGTTTCTTATACCAAGATCCTCGATCAGTTGTTTGGAAGCAGAGCCTTTGTCGCCAACTCCCTCGATTCCGACAATGCCGGCGTCTCACGGACCATCTCGGCCACTCCCGAGTATGGTTTCGGCTCTCTCCTCGCCAGAAAGGAGCGCAGACAAAAGTTTGTtgccgaggtcaaggaggccgCCAGCAATGGCCGTTTCTTGACTGAAGTTCCCAAGAGAGCCTTGGCCAAGTGGGTAGCTAGCGCTGACGATGCGAAGAAGtctgaggaggctgccgaggaggttgtttCCAAGCTTACACTCGACAACTCGACGCCATCAAAGGCCCTGCTCCAGCACAAGGCATTCTTCCGCAAGCAGTCTCTTTGGCTTGTTGGGTCCGACGCCTGGGCTTATGACCTTGGCAACTCTGGCGTTCATCAGGTTCTGACTTCGGGCGAGAATGTCAACCTGCTCATCATTGACTCGACCCCTTACTCTGAGCGCGCTGCCGCTGATGCGAACCGCAGAAAGAAGGACATTGGTCTCTATGCCATGAACTTTGGAAACGCTTACgtcgcctccaccgccgtctACAGCTCTTACACCCAGGTTCTTCAGGCTATGGATGAGGCCGACAAGTTCAATGGCCCCTCTATCGTTCTGGCTTATCTTCCCTACTTTGGTGAGCACGAGTCTCCTTTGACCGTTCTCACTgagaccaagaaggccgtggaCCTTGGTTACTGGCCTTTGTACCGGTGGAACCCCGAgaatgagaagaagggcgagcCCAACTTCTCTCTTGACTCTGAGCgtatcaagaaggagcttAAGGCATTCCTTGACAGAGACAACCAGCTCACTCAGATGATGCGGAAGGAACCCCAGTTTGGTGCTGTTCTTGATCAGGACTTTGGTACTGAGATTCGCGCCCAGCAGAAGCGCAAGGCCAAGGATGCTTACAACCAGCTCTTGGAAGGTCTCTTCGGTGCGCCGTTGACCATTCTGTTTGGTTCTGATGGTGGCAACGCCCAGTCCCTCGCCAAGCGGTTGGGTACCAGGGGCCGTGCCCGTGGCCTGAAGACCACAGTCATGGCCATGGAGGACTACCCAGTCGAGGACTTGCCAACGGAGGAGAACATTGTCTTCATCACCTCGACCGCCGGTCAGGGTGAGTTCCCGGTCAACGGCAAGCCTTTCTgggatgccatcaaggacaGCACCGAGCTCGATCTTGCTTCCGTCAAGTATTCCGTCTTCTCTCTTGGTGATAGCCACTACTGGCCCAGAaaggaggacaaggtgtACTACAACAAGCCCGGAAAGGACCTCGACAGGGTTCTGGCCAACTTTGGCGGTTCCCGTCTGGCTcctcttggtcttggtgatgaccaGGACCCAGATGGATACCAGACCGGCTACTCCGAGTGGGAGCCCAAGCTTTGGGAAGCCCTCGGCGTGTCAAAGGTCGATGGCCTCCCAGATGAGCCTCCCCCGATCACCAACGAGGACATCAAGATCGCCTCCAACTTCCTGCGTGGTACCATCGCCGAGGAGCTCTTGGACACATCGACCGGCGCCATCTCGGCTTCCAATCAGCAACTGACCAAGTTCCACGGCACATACATGCAGGATGATCGTGATGTCCGTGACGAGCGCAAGGCCCAGGGTCTTGAGCCAGCCTACTCCTTCATGATTCGCTGCAGACTTCCCGGCGGTGTCTCGACACCAAAGCAGTGGATCCAGATGGACGACATTGCCAACGAGCTCGGAAACGAGACCATGAAGTTGACCACCCGTCAAACCTTCCAGTTCCACGGCGTCGTCAAGGCCAAGCTCAAGCCTGCCATGCAAGCCATCAACCGGGCTCTCATGGACACCCTTGCCGCCTGCGGTGATGTCAACCGTAACGTCATGTGCAGTCCTCTTCCTTCGCAGTCTGCCTACCATCGTGAGGTTTACTACTGGTCCAAGAAGATCAGCGAGCATCTTCTTCCATCGACTACCGCTTATCACGAGATCTGGCTCACCGACTACGACGGAAAGAAGACGCAGGTCGCTGGTGACGCCGTCCAGGACTTTGAGCCCCTTTATGGACCTACTTACCTCCCCCGCAAGTTCAAGATCTCGATCGCCATCCCCCCACACAACGATGTTGACGTGTACGCTCACGATATCGGCCTGATTGCCATCAAGGGCAACGACGGACATCTGCTTGGCTTCAaccttcttgttggtggtggtatggGTACCActcacaacaacaagaagacgTATCCCCAGACCGGTCGCATGCTTGGTTTCGTCAAGGCTGACCAGACCCATATCGCCTGTGAGAAGGTCATGCTCGTCCAACGCGACCACGGTGACCGCAAGAACCGCAAGCACGCCAGATTGAAGTACACCGTTGACGATCTGACTGTCGATGTCTTTAGGTCCAAGGTTGAGGAACTTTGGGGCCAGCCGTTCCTGCCTGCCAAGCCCTTCCACTTTGACAGCAATATCGACACTTTTGGCTGGCTCAAGGATGAGACTGGCATGAACCACTTCACCATGTTCATTGAGAACGGCCGTATCGAGGACACTGCCGACTTCCAGATGAAGACTGGCCTCAGGGAGATTGCCAAGGTTCATAAGGGCGAGTTCcgcctcacccccaaccagcATCTTATCCTCAGCAACGTTGCCGACGAGGATCTGGACACCCTCAAGAAACTTCTCGCCCAGTACAAGCTTGACAACCTCCACTTCTCCGCCCTCCgtctctcttcttccgccTGCGTTGCCTTTCCCACCTGCGGTCTCGCCATGGCCGAGTCTGAGCGCTACCTCCCGGTGCTGATCTCCAAGCTGGAGGCCTGCCTCGAGGAGAACGGCCTCAGGCAAGACAGCATCGTCATGCGCATGACCGGTTGCCCCAACGGTTGCGCCCGCCCCTGGTTGGCCGAGGTTGCCTTTGTCGGCAAGGCCTACGGTGCTTACAACATGTATCTCGGTGGTGGGTACCACGGCCAGAGACTCAACAAGCTCTaccgcagcagcatcaaggaGGACGAGATTCTCGAGATCATGAGGGGCTTGCTCAGCCGGTACGccaaggagagggagcagggCGAAAGATTTGGTGACTGGACCATCCGTGCCGGCATCATCAAGGCTACCACCGATGGCCGCAACTTCCACGAGGGtgttgccgaggaggaggaggaggaggcagaggagtGA
- a CDS encoding hypothetical protein (EggNog:ENOG503Q4RT; COG:S), whose amino-acid sequence MISSRSSCRLRLPRPRSFLGFMSLQTGTELVSLALLFNKATGIYGLLTLFTGFQMSILQFTAYFLSIAVIAVLAFCLPHIRKGTPFQNLLLAWVYAVDTIVSGLYTTAFATGWYIQLKEMQATVASGAPEEEEFQMVEPRGETTTPVRDDGIDTAFSMVLIIGFTLIRIYFSLVIMAYARAVILRFVDERVPESDEDDESGSAPNPFAEGAPLGEGLEGKIGRYMISVGKSYWLGGRKEDEEWAKDVHSKFRSSRR is encoded by the exons ATGATATCCTCACGATCGTCGTGCCGGCTTCGGCTGCCTCGCCCAAGG TCATTCCTAGGCTTCATGTCCCTACAGACCGGCACGGAGCTTGTCTCTCTTGCGCTCTTGTTCAACAAGGCGACGGGAATCTATGGCCTCCTTACCCTCTTCACGGGCTTTCAGATGTCGATCCTTCAGTTCACCGCCTACTTCCTTTCGATTGCCGTTATCGCCGTTCTGGCGTTCTGCCTCCCACATATTCGCAAGGGAACGCCGTTTCAAAACCTCTTGCTAGCCTGGGTTTACGCGGTGGACACGATTGTGAGCGGACTATACACGACAGCTTTTGCGACGGGGTGGTACATACAGTTAAAGGAGATGCAGGCCACTGTCGCCTCAGGAGCTCCCGAAGAAGAGGAATTTCAAATGGTTGAGCCTAGGGGCGAGACAACCACCCCAGTCAGAGACGACGGCATCGACACGGCGTTTAGCATGGTGCTTATTATTGGGTTTACACTTATCAGGATTTACTTCAGCTTGGTTATCATGGCCTATGCTCGGGCCGTTATCCTGCGGTTTGTTGACGAGAGGGTGCCCGAGtctgacgaggatgatgagtcCGGGTCGGCACCAAATCCGTTTGCTGAGGGTGCCCCCctgggagagggattggagggCAAGATTGGGAGGTACATGATTTCTGTGGGGAAGAGCTATTGGCTTGGTGGAAgaaaggaggatgaggaatgGGCTAAAGATGTTCATTCAAAAttcaggagcagcaggagatgA